Proteins co-encoded in one Conger conger chromosome 4, fConCon1.1, whole genome shotgun sequence genomic window:
- the LOC133126407 gene encoding transmembrane protein 125 encodes MPELEDFSPPPRDQPDPAEIQRNVLEEQVELWWFREPRKSLLCYCASVGLILGCGLGGVGLLSTTTSLSSEWRLGVGTALCLLALAVLLKQLLSSAVQDMNCVRSRRRIEILKSGGLSDLMVILITGLALLICGTVLLNLALASGLPQPGLALNDMFISGVVLLAGGGVTVLAVAVYSAMVFLLERVRPGQRLARPAGVFTISGQMNETRRETTSSMANLI; translated from the coding sequence ATGCCAGAGCTGGAGGACTTCTCACCGCCACCGCGCGACCAGCCAGACCCGGCGGAGATCCAGAGGAACGTTCTAGAAGAGCAGGTGGAGCTATGGTGGTTTCGGGAGCCGCGCAAGTCCCTGCTGTGCTACTGCGCCTCGGTGGGGCTGATCCTGGGCTGCGGGCTGGGCGGAGTGGGCCTGCtgtccaccaccaccagcctgtcCAGCGAGTGGCGGCTGGGCGTGGGGACGGCGCTCTGCCTGCTGGCCCTGGCCGTGCTGCTGAAGCAGCTGCTCAGCTCCGCCGTGCAGGACATGAACTGCGTGCGCAGCCGACGCCGCATCGAGATCCTGAAGAGCGGCGGGCTGTCGGACCTCATGGTCATCCTGATCACCGGCCTGGCACTTCTCATCTGCGGCACGGTGCTGCTCAACCTGGCCCTGGCCAGCGGCCTGCCCCAGCCGGGCCTGGCCCTCAACGACATGTTCATCTCCGGAGTGGTGCTGCTGGCCGGCGGCGGGGTCACCGTGCTGGCGGTGGCCGTTTACTCCGCCATGGTCTTCCTCCTGGAGAGGGTGAGGCCCGGACAGAGGTTGGCCCGGCCCGCGGGCGTCTTCACCATCTCCGGCCAGATGAACGAGACCCGGAGAGAGACCACCTCCAGCATGGCCAACCTCATCTGa